Proteins co-encoded in one Sulfuricaulis limicola genomic window:
- the lspA gene encoding signal peptidase II: MARFIRIVVVAITLLSCVGCDQATKAVAKEYLPRNEVLSFAHDTFRLQYVENPGAFLSIGASLPEKARGLLFTVGIATILFGILSYLLFAPALQQTTIFSLSLIVGGGLSNLFDRMAYRGYVVDFLNIGIGNLRTGIFNIADVAITVGAIVLIVRSLKHERKAGF, from the coding sequence ATGGCGAGATTTATACGAATAGTAGTTGTCGCCATCACGCTTCTCTCGTGCGTTGGCTGCGACCAGGCAACAAAAGCCGTGGCAAAAGAATATCTGCCTCGAAACGAAGTATTGTCATTCGCACACGACACATTCCGGTTGCAGTATGTGGAGAACCCTGGAGCGTTTTTAAGCATCGGGGCATCATTGCCTGAGAAAGCACGAGGGCTGTTGTTTACGGTCGGTATTGCCACAATCTTGTTCGGAATTCTCAGCTACCTTCTGTTCGCGCCAGCGTTGCAACAAACCACAATATTTTCGCTTTCACTCATTGTTGGCGGTGGCCTCAGCAACCTCTTCGACCGAATGGCGTACCGTGGCTATGTAGTCGATTTCCTGAACATTGGGATTGGTAACCTTCGAACCGGTATTTTCAATATTGCTGATGTAGCAATAACGGTTGGTGCTATTGTCCTCATCGTAAGGAGCCTGAAACATGAACGAAAAGCTGGCTTCTGA
- a CDS encoding KOW motif-containing protein, producing the protein MKPTMDQHNDFLAHKPIEGVRFEHNDYVRIVAGKHKGKNGSLVSVEELGEDPLFVLELETGFDTRIRQSQIEHVDF; encoded by the coding sequence ATGAAACCAACCATGGACCAACACAATGATTTCCTAGCGCACAAACCGATCGAGGGAGTGCGCTTCGAGCATAACGATTATGTTCGAATAGTTGCGGGCAAGCACAAAGGCAAGAATGGATCATTGGTAAGTGTTGAAGAGCTAGGAGAAGATCCTCTCTTTGTGCTTGAGTTAGAAACCGGATTCGATACTCGTATTCGGCAATCACAAATTGAGCACGTTGACTTCTAA